TTCCAGAATATTCGAACCGTGTCATACTGAGTGTATATAGACACAGCTTCCCATAGACCCCATCTATGTCTCACTTTGCTCTATCTTTCTTCCTATCCCTCCTCTCATTCTCTCTTTCACTGCCACCTGGCAAATTCACAGTCCGCTCACGTCACATCGCGCTGCAAGGGCACCTGTGTCCTTCCCACCCAAAAatctaaagagaaaaaaaaggaacatcaCACAATCCTGTGCCAACCCCTCCATTAGCAACAATAGATTACCACCTCTAATCCTAAAATCAAGATTTTGTCCATTTGTGCCGCACATGCTTGCCAAGCAACAGAGGGTCGGCGAATCGGTTattggaaataaatgaaatatgttCCATTTGAAAACAGAAGTGATGATAAAAGCGGGATCTGCCTCAttcagtatgtgtgtgtgtgtccgtatAGCTTCCAGAGCACGACGAGGGGGGTTCAGCTCTAAGAGCACAggctttcttttctttgttaCAACTGACAGTCATGTTAATGATCACTCCGCTACAAAGAACATGATCAATATCAGATGCGGACAAGAGGTTGTGATTATAGTGGTGGCTCAGAAAGACGAGCTCAAATTTTAGGATGTAATAATAATGAACTCCACAGTCCAGCCTCTATGGGGAAAACATGTTTAGTAAGCCCTCAAAACATGCATAAAATTAAATCACATTACACAGCCGTGCATTTATTATAAATAGCAGCAATTTAAAAACTCGGTTGTTTTGGCTCTGAGAGctgtttttgaaaatgtttgagCATGGGACCAAAACTGATATCAGTGATTGTATGCATTTTTGTGTTGATGTGGagacatcatgtttttttttctccaaaattgaTATCAGTGATTGTATGCATTTTTGTGTTGATGTGGagacatcatgtttttttctccatggcTTACCTAATTCTATTTTGTTACTACCTTTATTTTCAGATGTCTAGCCCCTACTCTTTTCCCACATTTTGAACCGGCTAATTTAGGACAGTTTTCTTGTCAAAAATGGTAAATTATTTCTGAGTGTGTATTACAACCCGAAAATTACAGTGCATGCACAAAACTAGCaagtataatttttaaaatcataagtGTTAAAACAAACCTTGCAGTCTTGCCTCTTTCAGAAAACATCGTATGAGAATaactaaataaacaaataaatattttattgtatgtTAAATATATGGCTGCagcgtttttttcccgttttttttaagaaaatgataATCATGTAGTTAAAAAACCTGGCATAATTGAGGAAAAGTATATCATctatttataatatttataatgcttttacatataaaatattcaGGTTCTGAAAATCTTTGATGGGGAAACCTTatgttccaagatacaaaaaacaGTCTAACTTACTAAACATAAAAAGTAGTGGTAGAGTTGCTGAACCCCATTAACTAGAAGAAGAAGATGCCGAAACTGAGTTTAGCCTTGCGAAAGTATTCAGGCCACCTTGAATTTTTCAaccttttgccacatttcaggcttcaaacataaaAATGTAACATATCGTTTTGCATTATGGCCAAAAGGTTAGATTTTGCTTTCATGTGACCTCCTCCTTCCACAGTCTGGTGCGTCTCCCACGTGGTTTGTGGCAAACTTTAAGTGAAACTTTTCTCATTGATAtctttgagaaatggctttcttCTTCCCACTCTTCAATAATAGCCAGATTTGTGCCGTGTATGACTGATTGTTGTCCTATGGACAGACTCTCCCACCTCAGCTGTAGATCTCTCCAGTTCATCCAGAGTGATCATGGAGCTCTTGGCTGGATCAGTCTTTTGGTCGAGGTGGGGGTGACATTTTGGTAGATCTGGTACTGattccatttcaatatgattGCTTGCACAGTGCTCCTTCAGATATTTAAAGCTTGGGAAATGTTTTTGTATCCAAATACGGCTTTTAACTTCTCCACAACAGTATCTCGGACCCACCTGGTGTGTTCCTTGGTCTTCATGATGTTCTCTGCACTTCAAACAGAACCCTGATACTATCACAGAGCAGGTGCATTTATACAgagaaatgaatatataaaggTGGATACAAAGAGATCCTCACTGAACTTCTGGCGTGAGTTTGCTGCACTGAAAGTAAAGGcgacaatttttttcttctttttttttaagtttcaaaTATCCAATACATTTTCTTCCACTTCACGATTGCGGCCCACTTcttgttgattcttgacaaaaactttacatttgtttatctttatgtctgaagcctgaaatgtggtgaaaggttgaaaagttcaaggggttgaatacatatgtatatgaattCATCCCCTAAACCACTAATCCTCATAAGTGTCACGGGGGTGCTTGATCCTACCCCAGCTAACgacgggcagcaggcaggggacaccttgcaTCGGTTAACTTTTGAATAGTAGTCCACAGTAGTGACTAAAGTCCCTGGGAGTTAAATCTATTTTCTTTCTGTAGTCAAGCACACATTTAACTGCACTCAACTGACTCTTGTCATTATTACCAACTGTTTTATTTTAACAccatgaattgaatgaatgaagtttgtcaagaatatatatattttttaaagtatcttTCCACTCATTGGAGCATTTTATTTCGAAACAGATGCTTGAAATGCTCATCTCCTTTGCTTctttgttaagaccctgaatAGCCCCTAAACGAGAAAAGCAGGGAGGGTAACAACCTGCCATAAAGGGGCCACTGTGTATTGAAGTAAACCCCCATGACACagcgagttaaaaaaaaacggaaaaaacgCCAATTGCACAGGTGCAGCTCACCAGGGGATTGAACACAGATGCAGTTAATTCACGcgataatgataaaaaaatggtttcccaACGTTGGTATGATAGAGGGCGAATTTCGATGGAACGAACCGCTTGTTAATgggtcctttttttttattaaattcttACCTACAGTGTTGGTGCGCTTGATACAGCTGGTCTCCTCCGCCGGAGTTTCCAGCGGTCGCTTACGGGAGTCGGAGTTGTCCACCTCCAAGTGGCTTGGCTGCATGTTATGGAGGTTTCCCGTTGAGTAGATTCCGTTGTGGTCCATTGCTGCTTCACCACCACCGGCCATCATCTTTCCCTTCGCCGGAGCTGGAGATTAATTTGTGCTAGTccttcacacacaaacacacccacacactcacacacagcgCCCTCACCCCGAGTAGCTCATAGCCGGATAACGCGCACCGACAATTGGACAAGTTTTGGGGGCTCTTGCGCAGCTAAAATTAAATTCCATTTAAGTGAAAGGTATACTACGAAAGCACGTTACGTATTCTTGAAAATATCAGTCCGTCCCACTCATGAGCCCCATAACAAAATACATTAGTCTTAGTCTATTGAGAGAAACAGGCTTgacgctgaaaaaaatgtagttttacCTCGTTTTTAAGCCATTTTGTTTGGTCTGCTGTGATAAGCGGTGCTCTTGTTATTGTTGTCATTTGAAGAGCGGGAACATGGAGTTGGAGAGCTCGAGAAGAACCATAGTGCCCCTGACCGGCCAAACGGGACGATCACACAATTGGACATTTCATAGCgtacaaattcattcattcatttttttttaaaccgcctatcctcacaagaattgcggggggtgccggagatggacaaccattcacgctcacgctcacacctgggggcaatttagagtgttcaaaccagcttaccatgcattttttgggggtgaaaaaaaccagagtacccagtgaaaacccatgcaagcccggggagaacatgcaaactccacacaggaccgacctgggatcgaaaccaTGACCACCTGTGATACAAATTCAATAACAGGATTTATAAAAAGCCtcaacaatataaataataatgtaatgCATTCGGAATCAGAAAGcacaaaatcaacaaaacacaAAGACATTCCACATTTTTTAATGGCATTGATGCACCTCCAAacttaaaaatggaatattattaACGTTTtagaataaaatgttttgatccTGGTTTGATTTTTAACCcttgtatgtatatgtttttgGATAACTGGTTAAAATTGTGCTCATCATTATAGCTAAACGGAATGTCTGATTTAATACAAACATTCTGCAACCTGACAGACGCAAAGCCTCATTCTAAATCcagaatgcaaaaataaatacacatcctTATCAGTGAATTTTTTTGGAGACATGAAATATAACtaaaaaaaggcacaaataatgctactttaaaaaatgcatgtatTAGAGAGTCAAAGACGCACACAAACCTTTCGCTAATTTGAAGATGTATTAAGTCTTAAGTTTTCCTGAGATGAATCCTTTTCCGTTTCGTGCGTTTTCCGACCTTCAATTGGCTCAAGCTTGGAGTCAACATTCAGAGCTTCGACCCTCTTGGCAAGACGTTTCAGCACCAGATCAGCAGTGCTGGTGAGACTATGCTAAAATGACACAGAACAAACATATAAGTTAGTATTTGACCATTatttttccccaggaaaaacaTTCAGGTATATATAACATTGATACttcgatgacaaaaaaaatgcactcatttatttttacttttaaattctgagtcgAGGTGGGTAGGAAAACTGTTTACAATTTTGCTTACGTCATCCCGATATTACGGATCGCCTGTCTTATTTTAGTGATTAAATTCTTTTGCTGTCAAACGGTAAATACACTTATTTTGCCTAAAAATCTTTAACCAACAGATTTTCAGTGAATCGCTACAGTAAATAATATCAATTACTATATTTTATAATCTTTTATACGTGCCTTATGATTGACTGGGGAGCCAATTGGAACGCAGATCTGCACTTTCTTATGCTGACAGTTTTACCCAGGAATACATTGAATTATTAATGGGAAAGACAGAATTTGAAGATGACACAGCATCCTGGAACAGATTGTGCTAAACCTTAGAGACATTGTTGTATTTGATATTATTCTCCAGGTGATCATTTGAGGTCAGcaatacactttttttccccactcctTTTGCCGAGTTGGCGTATCTACGCCACAGGTGCTGAACATTGCCTTTGCTTCTTTCATTAAAATTGCAATCTCGGACTAGTACTTTGGTGTGATGCACAGTTGCACACACACCTGTAAGATATGTAGTCCCTTTAGCGTGAGGATAGCCAGCTCTCTCAAACCATCACCCGTCAGGTCTAAGTAGATGATTGACAGCAGAGGACTCTTAAAACTCCGTTGCCACaacaactgaaaatgtccctccTCTCCTGCTGTTGCGTGCTGGAATTTATAACAGAGAAGCTCCTGCACAGGTGATTGATAAACAGTTATTCACAAGGTAATTTTTACAGTAACACATTTTGTTGGGCCTACAGTTTGCCTTATCATTTTTTCACCTGTCCATATGTTCCCAGCAGCACTTCTTTCTGCCCATCAAAATCCAAATCAATAACCAGAGCACAAAGCACTGCATCCCATTGGTCACTCTCAGCGAGGAATAGCGATTGGGACAAGCCTTTGTCCTGGACATTTCTTAACACAAAAACAAGGTTGTGTTATTGTTGAAATGCTTTGGTGCAAtaggactaaacaaaaacacaagttaGAAACTGTAAATTAACCTGCAAGAAACCAAGAAAACAGGTTTCTTTTAATGAACAAAACTTAGAGATCACCTGTAGACAACTGCCATCTCTATCGTACTAGTCACGAGTAGATTGTATCCTTCACTGTCGCTACCTGAATAAAAATTACAGGAACTTCATGGTTTGTCTCCATTGGTCATTCGTGTTTTTTAGATACCTTTTTCTCCACTGAGTAGCTCTTTTTGGCTGCTGAGAGGAAATAGCAGTACAATGGAGATTGGACTGTCAAACTGAACACGCCAACTCTGCAAAACTTCTGTTAAAAACACACCAAGTATATTCAACAATATACGTGAAAATGCAACATTGTCATGTGTGGGACTGATTTATATAACCCATTCATTTTCTCCACTAATAAGTTAGTGTAAGTGAAATGGGTTTTGTACAATACTAATATCTAGAAATATctaacaattatttttatttgcaaaacaaTAGCAAATCTAATGTTTAATCTTTTGCAAATTACTCACCAGGTTGATACTGTTTAACCACGGCCAGTCCAACACAGCCATTCTGACAGCCAAATGCTGAAAGTCGTTGGCCATCAGGTATGCACAACATGTCCATCCATAACACGCTATGGGGAGTGAGGAGAGACAACTGTCAAAAAATGTAAAGTGAGCagatttattaaaaatgaacaaaaatgctcTTTAAAATTCTTACATTTAAATCTAAAATAGAAAACTTTAAATATTCTTTCATTAATCTTctctaccgcttatcctcaagtgtcacgggggtgctggagcctatcccagctgacatttgAGCACCAGGCAgaaaacaccctgaattggatctggcccccgggccgccattttgacgcCTGTGGCCTAAACCATACatgtgaaaacaaaataaaggtAGACTAACTTGCTGGGCAATTGCTTTAGCTCTGGGAAGAGTCTTTCCACTGGCTGCTCTTCAAACTGGTGGAGAGAAGCATTCTGCCGAAAACAAAAAGCTGTGGTTGACTTGACTTTTTACGCAATCACAATATGTGTTGGTGTATGATGGGAAATAGTTTTACTTGAACAATACTTATTCAGAATTGTTCGTGTTAAAATATACTATTAATTAAAATTGTGATAATTTTAATTCCAGTGTTAGAAATTAAATATTTGTGATGAAAAGTGATGCAGAAGATAGTGTGTTGACATCCCTTAATCAGCAATTACAACCTAAGTTGCAATTAGCATCAGGTAAAATGCTAATGCACTTTcaagcatacacacacacctccttGTACAGATGTACTCTCTGGTCGTGACCACTAAGTAGAAATACAGTCTCTCTCCCGCCGTCATCGCTTTGCACTCTAAAAAAAGACCCCAAAAgtatatttaaataaagtttgCATATTATTTTGTGTAAATATTGAGTGGACCACCAGAGAATGGAAGTTTGGTAGCTACTGgggttttaataaaaatctcTTTATTTTTGTGAATATGCAAAGAAATCGGCTCATACAGAAGGGCAAATAATATTTGGTCAGCTATCAATTGTTTAAGTATTCTTACTTAAAAGAATAAAGGAGGCACATCATTTTCATCAAAGATGTACCTcaactataaaataaaattaggaaaaaaaacaattatcagGAAATCCCATTGTATGATTTGTAAAGAATTTgtagttgt
The nucleotide sequence above comes from Stigmatopora argus isolate UIUO_Sarg chromosome 22, RoL_Sarg_1.0, whole genome shotgun sequence. Encoded proteins:
- the kptn gene encoding KICSTOR complex protein kaptin gives rise to the protein MDRELYPFAEDSFSRFPSQSNIYGLCQAGEHELLAATLKGKVVSFTYQELQQKIRPVAKEVQFTYIPVDAEIVSIDAFNKSSPKSGLVVGITFIKDSGDKATPFLNIYCDYEPGSEFNLESIAQSCLNLELQFTPFQLYHTEVQSDDGGRETVFLLSGHDQRVHLYKENASLHQFEEQPVERLFPELKQLPSNVLWMDMLCIPDGQRLSAFGCQNGCVGLAVVKQYQPEVLQSWRVQFDSPISIVLLFPLSSQKELLSGEKGSDSEGYNLLVTSTIEMAVVYRNVQDKGLSQSLFLAESDQWDAVLCALVIDLDFDGQKEVLLGTYGQELLCYKFQHATAGEEGHFQLLWQRSFKSPLLSIIYLDLTGDGLRELAILTLKGLHILQHSLTSTADLVLKRLAKRVEALNVDSKLEPIEGRKTHETEKDSSQENLRLNTSSN